ATGTTACAGAAGCAAAATTACAAGTTAGCTCTATATTCAACGGTCCTGAAATAGATATGTTAGCTGGTCCTTCTGAATTATTAATTATCTCTGATGAAACTTCTAATCCAGATTTCATTGCTGCTGATTTATTATCCCAAGCAGAACATGGTGCATCTTCTCAAGTAATATTGTTAACTTCTTGTGATCAGCTAGCAAAAAAAGTTATTTTATCTATTAACAAACAATTAAAAAATTTTTTTAGATCTTCTGATATATACACTGCTTTAAAAAATAGCGCGATAATTTTAACAAAAAATTTACTTGAATCTATTAATATATCTAATATATATGCACCAGAACACTTGATTATTCATACAGAAAAACCAAGATCATTACTTCATTATATATCAAATGCGAGCTCGATTTTTTTAGGATCTTGGTCTCCTGAATCAGCAGGTGATTATGCTTCTGGAACAAATCATGTTTTACCAACATATGGCAAGTCTGTTGCAAAATCTGCTTTAGGTTTATCAGATTTTAAAAAACGTATATTAGTACAAGAATTAACATCTCAAGGATTTATGGATCTATCAAATACTCTTGATGTTTTATCTAAAGCAGAAAAATTAGAAGCACATAATAATTCTGTTAAAATTCGTATTAATTTTTTAAAGGATAAATATGAAGGATAGTATAATACATTTAGTTAGGTCAAATATAAAGAATTTACAACCTTATCAATCTGCAAG
This region of Buchnera aphidicola (Aphis craccivora) genomic DNA includes:
- the hisD gene encoding histidinol dehydrogenase, which codes for MKYFNTIIDWNKLTFDEQKKILSRPIHLKNNTIKKKVKEIIKNVQVLGDKAVKNYTNLFDKFLLNTFQLSQKDILSSSLKINSLLQEAIEVAKKNITSFHKAQILPETDIETQVGVRCQQIYLPLNSIGIYIPNGIAPLLSTVLMLGIPAHIAGCKEVILCSPPPISDEIIYTAHVCGINKIFQVGGAQAIAAMAFGTNSIPKVDKIFGPGNSYVTEAKLQVSSIFNGPEIDMLAGPSELLIISDETSNPDFIAADLLSQAEHGASSQVILLTSCDQLAKKVILSINKQLKNFFRSSDIYTALKNSAIILTKNLLESINISNIYAPEHLIIHTEKPRSLLHYISNASSIFLGSWSPESAGDYASGTNHVLPTYGKSVAKSALGLSDFKKRILVQELTSQGFMDLSNTLDVLSKAEKLEAHNNSVKIRINFLKDKYEG